One segment of Danio aesculapii chromosome 3, fDanAes4.1, whole genome shotgun sequence DNA contains the following:
- the LOC130221733 gene encoding protein NLRC3 codes for MPVTSDFRMSNAQRQTGDETEDGKLQSIKDQHKTCMKKKYERLFEGIKLQENHALLNRIYTQLYIIEGESEGVNEEHEVSQMEKTARTKHSQHSSIYCNDVFKEEKEQIKTVLTKGIAGIGKTVSVQKFILDWAEGKANQDVDFMFVLPFRELNLIKDHQYSLHRLLLDFHPELQDLEPKIYEECKVVFIFDGLDESRITLKFSDAQKVCDVTETSSVAMLMSKLMKGELLPSALIWITTRPAAANQIPFKFVNRLTEIQGFTEPQKEEYFRKRIRDEDQASRIISHIRRARSLHIMCHIPVFCWISSTVLLKLLEEDLSAEIPQTLTEMYIHFLLIQISMRNQKYEERDPEKLLQSNREVIVKLAEVAFKQLIKGNVMFYEEDLIESSIDVSDTSLYSGICTEIFKEESVIHQRKVYSFIHLSIQEFLAALHVFYNHISNTTKACFDSLHNLHERVVDKTIESANGRLDLFLRFLLGISLESNQSLLQDLLTHTEKSSESIRRSTQYIKKKIKDGHQLSTERSINLFLCLLEVKDQTLSREIQEFVKSDKHSEKKLSPAHCSSIAYMLQISEEVLDELELKKYNTSDEGRRRLIPAISNYRRALLAGCDLFAQDCEIVSSVLQSTCVLRELDLSNNDLQDSGVKLLSDGLKSQNCQLEILRLSGCMVTEEGCGFVSSALSSNPSHLRELDLSYNHPGQSGVQLLKHKLEDPHYKLQKLDLHHGGHFRITSGLRKYACDLTLDPNTAHNQLVLSEENRKATNVKDPQPYPDHPERFEQQEQVLCKQTLTGRCYWEVKCSGSCQVGVVYRGINRKIGSNCRFGRNENSWTVYCYDEVYTVWHNNKSTEIIAPSARTNRVGVYVDVSSGSLTFYSVSDTHTLTHIHTFDTTFTEELYAGFSVYPESSVSLCEI; via the exons atgccaGTGACCTCTGACTTCAGGATGAGTAACGCACAGAGACAAACTGGAGACGAAACAGAGGATGGTAAACTACAGAGCATCAAAGACCAACACAAAACCTGCATGAAGAAAAAATATGAGCGATTATTCGAGGGAATCAAACTCCAAGAGAACCATGCCCTACTAAATAGGATTTACACTCAGCTGTACATCATAGAGGGAGagagtgaaggagtgaatgaagaacATGAGGTTTCACAGATGGAGAAAACAGCCAGAACAAAACACTCACAACACTCTTCAATCTACTGCAATGACGTCTTTAAAGAGGAGAAAGAGCAGATCAAGACTGTTCTCACCAAAGGCATCGCTGGAATTGGAAAAAccgtctctgtgcagaagttcattctggactgggccgagggaaaagccaatcaggatgtagatttcatgtttgtgcttccatttcgagagctgaacttgattaaagatcatcagtacagtcttcaCAGACTTCTGCTGGACTTTCATCCTGAACTTCAAGATCTGGAGCCTAAGATTTACGAGGAGTGTAAAGTTGTGTTCATCTTTGACggtctggatgaaagcagaatcACACTAAAGTTTTCAGATGCTCAAAAAGTTTGTGATGTGACTGAGACTTCATCAGTGGCAATGCTGATGTCAAAGCTGATGAAAGGAGAGctgcttccctctgctctcatctggatcaccaccagaccagcagcagccaatcagatcccCTTCAAATTCGTCAATCGTCTGACAGAAATTCAAGGATTCACTGAGCCTCAGAAAgaggaatatttcaggaagagaatcCGAGATGAAGATCAAGCCAGCAGAATCATCTCCCACATCAGAAGAGCAAGAAGCCTCCACATCATGTGCCACATacccgtcttctgctggatctcatcCACTGTGCTTCTGAAGCTCCTGGAAGAAGATCTGAGTGCAGAAATCCCTCAAACTCTGACTGAGATGTACATCCACTTCTTGCTGATTCAGATCAGCATGAGGAACCAGAAGTATGAGGAGAGGGATCCAGAGAAACTCCTCCAGTCCAACAGAGAGGTGATTGTCAAACTTGCTGAAGTGGCTTTCAAACAGCTGATTAAGGGCAATGTGATGTTCTATGaggaggacctgattgagagcAGCATAGATGTCTCTGACACATCACTGTATTCTGGGATTTGCACTGAGATCTTTAAGGAAGAATCTGTGATTCATCAGAGGAAAGTCTACAGCTTCATCCATCTAAGCATTCAGGAGTTTCTTGCAGCTTTACATGTGTTTTACAACCACATAAGCAACACTACAAAAGCTTGTTTTGATTCACTGCATAATCTCCATGAAAGAGTAGTAGATAAAACCATTGAGAGTGCGAATGGGCGACTGGATCTGTTCCTGCGGTTCCTGCTGGGCATCTCATTGGAgtccaatcagagcctcttacaGGACctactgacacacacagagaagagcTCAGAGAGCATCCGGAGGAGCACACAGTACATTAAAAAGAAGATCAAAGATGGACATCAACTCTCCACTgaaagatccatcaatctgttcctctGTCTGCTGGAAGTGAAAGATCAAACTCTATCCAGAGAGATTCAGGAGTTTGTGAAATCAGACAAACACTCGGAGAAGAAGCTCTCTCCTGCTCACTGCTCATCAATCGCCTACATGCTTCAGATATCAGAGGAGGTGCTGGATGAGCTGGAGCTCAAGAAGTACAACACGTCAGATGAGGGCAGAAGAAGACTGATACCAGCTATCAGCAACTACAGAAGAGCACT TCTTGCTGGCTGTGATCTCTTTGCTCAGGATTGTGAAATTGTATCATCAGTTCTTCAATCCacctgtgtcctgagagagctggacctgagtaacaatgacctgcaggattcaggagtgaagctgctctctgatggactgaagagtcaaaaCTGTCAGCTGGAGATACTGAG GTTGTccggctgtatggtgacagaggaaggctgtggttttgtgtcttcagctctgagttcaaacccctcacacctgagggAGCTGGATTTGAGCTACAATCACCCAGGACAATCAGGAGTCCAGCTGCTCAAACATAAACTGGAGGATCCACACTATAAACTGCAGAAGCTTGA tttgcaCCATGGAGGACATTTCAGGATCACATCTGGACTGAGAAAAT ATGCCTGTGatctcacactggatccaaacaccgCACACAATCAACTGGTattgtctgaggagaacagaaagGCAACAAATGTGAAAGATCctcagccgtatcctgatcatccagagaGATTTGAGCAACAGGAACAGGTTCTATGTAAACAGACTCTgactggacgctgttactgggaggtgAAATGCAGCGGCTCATGTCAAGTGGGAGTGGTTTACAGGGGAATCAACAGAAAAATTGGGAGTAACTGTCGGTTTGGACGCAATGAAAACTCCTGGACTGTGTACTGTTATGATGAGGTTTACACAGTCTGGCACAATAATAAGAGCACAGAAATCATTGCTCCTTCAGCTCGTACCAATAGAGTAGGAGTGTATGTGGACGTGTCGTCCGGCTCTCTGACCTTCTACAGcgtctctgacacacacacactcacgcacatacacacattcgACACCACATTCACTGAAGAACTCTATGCTGGATTTAGCGTTTATCCTGAATCTTCTGTGTCTCTTTGTGAGATATAA